Genomic DNA from Rhodoferax mekongensis:
CTGAGCAACCGCGAGAAGGCCCCCGTGCGCAAGAGCGGCGACCCCATCGACCGCAAAGACCTGAGCTTGGACACCCTGGTGCCCGACAACCCCAACAAGCCCTACGACATGAAGGAGCTGATCGTCAAAACCGTGGACGATGGCGACTTCTTCGAGATCCAGCCCGAGTACGCCAAGAACATCATCATCGGCTTCGCGCGCATGGACGGCCAGACCATCGGCATCGTGGCTAACCAGCCGCTCGTGTTAGCGGGTTGCCTGGACATCAAGAGCTCCATCAAGGCTGCGCGCTTTGTGCGCTTTTGCGATGCCTTCAATATCCCCGTAGTCACGTTTGTGGATGTACCCGGCTTCATGCCCGGCACCAGCCAAGAGTACGGCGGCATTATCAAGCATGGTGCCAAGTTGCTCTACGCGTACGCCGAGTGCACCGTGCCCAAGATCACCGTGATCACCCGCAAGGCCTATGGCGGCGCGTATGACGTGATGGCCTCCAAGCACCTGCGTGGCGACGTGAACCTGGCCTGGCCCAACGCAGAAATTGCAGTGATGGGTGCCAAGGGCGCGGTGGAAATCATCTTCCGCGAAGACAAGGGCGATCCTGCCAAGCTGGCTGCCAAGGAAGCTGAGTACAAAGCCCGCTTTGCCAACCCCTTTGTGGCTGGCGCACGCGGCTTTATCGACGACGTGATCCTGCCGCACGAAACCCGCAAGCGCATCTGCCGCTCGCTGGTCATGCTCAAGGACAAGAAGCTGGAAAACCCGTGGCGCAAGCACGGGAACATTCCACTCTGATCGCCGAATAACAAGAAAAGGATAAGCACCATGTTCACCAAAATCCTGATTGCCAACCGTGGCGAAATTGCCTGCCGCGTCATTGCTACCGCCAAGAAAATGGGCATCAAGACGGTTGCCGTCTACTCCGATGCCGACAAGGAAGCCCGCCACGTAGCGCTGGCGGATGAGGCCGTCAACATCGGCCCCGCACCCAGCCGCGAGAGCTATCTACAAGCCGAGAAAATCATTGCCGCTTGCAAACAAACCGGCGCACAAGCCGTGCACCCCGGCTACGGCTTCTTGAGCGAGAACGAAGCCTTTGCCAAGCGCTGCGAAGACGAAGGTATTGCCTTCATCGGCCCCAAAGCGCATTCCATTGCCGCCATGGGCGACAAGATTGCCTCCAAGAAACTGGCCAACGAGGCCAAGGTCAACACCATTCCGGGCTACAACGACGCGATCAGCGGCCCTGAGCAGGCAGTTGAAATCGCCAAGGGCATCGGCTACCCCGTGATGATCAAGGCCTCGGCCGGCGGCGGCGGCAAGGGCTTGCGCGTGGCCTTCAACGACAAAGAGGCGTTTGAAGGCTTTGCCAGCTGCCAGAACGAAGCCCGCAACAGCTTTGGCGACGACCGCATCTTCATCGAGAAGTTTGTGCAGGAGCCCCGCCACATCGAGATCCAGGTGCTGGGCGACAGCCATGGCAACGTGATCTATTTGAATGAGCGCGAGTGCTCCATCCAGCGCCGCCACCAGAAGGTGATTGAAGAGGCGCCAAGCCCCTTCATCAGCGACGCCACCCGCAAAGCCATGGGCGAGCAGGCCGTGCAACTGGCCAAGGCCGTGAAGTACCAGAGCGCCGGAACCGTGGAGTTTGTGGTCGGCAAGGACCAGGATTTCTATTTCTTGGAAATGAACACCCGCCTGCAGGTGGAGCACCCGGTGACCGAGTGCATCACCGGCCTGGATTTGGTGGAGCTGATGATCCGCGTTGCCGCGGGCGAAAAGTTGCCGCTCACACAAGCCGACGTGAAGCGCGACGGATGGGCCATTGAGTGCCGCATCAACGCCGAAGACCCGTTTCGCAACTTCCTGCCATCCACCGGCCGCCTGGTGCGATTTGCACCGCCAGAGCAAACCATGTGGCAGGGCGACACCGAGCACTTGCAAGGCGTGCGCGTGGACACCGGTGTGCAGGACGGCGGCGAGATACCCATGTTCTACGACTCGATGATTGCCAAGCTCATCGTGCACGGCAAGGACCGCAATGACGCGATTGCCAAGATGCGTGAGGCTCTTAACGGCTTTGTGATCCGCGGTGTGTCCAGCAACATTCCGTTCCAGGCCGCGTTGTTGGCCCACCCCAAGTTCGTGAGTGGGGATTTCAACACCGGCTTTATTGCCGAGAACTACGGCAAGGGCTTCTTTGCCGAAGACGTGCCGCATGACGACGCAGCTTTCCTCACTGCGCTGGCCGCCTTTGTGCGCCGCAAGTCGCGCGAGCGCGCAGCGGGCATGTCCGGTCAGTTGCCGGGCTACGCCGTGGACGCAGGCAAAGACTATGTGGTGGTCACGCTGGATGCCGCCGGCAATAACCGCTACACCGCTGTGCATGTGGATGAGTTTGAAGGCGAAACCGGCTCAGCCCAAGTGCGCGTGGGCGCAAGCAGCTATGTTATTCGTAGCAAGTCGCGTCTGAACGACATCGCCATCACCGGCACGATGAACGGCAAAGCCTTCACCGCCCAGGTGGAGCGCGGTACCCCCAAGAACCCGCTGGCCCTGCGCGTGCAGCACAACGGCACCCGTATCGATGCGCTGGTCATGTCCCCCCGCATGGCCGAACTGCACAAGCTGATGCCGCACAAGGCACCGCCCGACATGAGTCGCTACGTGCTCTCGCCCATGCCCGGCTTGTTGGTCGATGTAGCAGTGGTGCCCGGCCAGAAGGTGCAGGCCGGTGAGCGAGTGGCCGTGATCGAAGCCATGAAGATGGAAAACGTGCTGTTTGCCGCCGCCGATGGTGTGGTGGGCAAGGTGCTGGCCGCTAAAGGCGAGAGCCTGTCGGTCGATCAGGCGATTGTGGAGTTCGTATGACCGCTGCCGAAGTCAAACGCCCCTTCAAGGTCTTGGGCATCCAGCAGATCGCCATTGGAGGCCCCGACAAAAAGCGCCTGCAAACCCTGTGGGTGGACATGCTGGGGCTGGAGGTTACGGGTACCTTCCAAAGCGAGAAGGAAAACGTTGACGAGGACATCTGCGCCATGGGCTCCGGCCCCTACAAGGTGGAAGTCGATCTCATGCAGCCCATGGACCCGGACAAGAAGCCTGCAGTGCACACCACGCCTTTGAACCATGTGGGTCTGTGGATCGACAACCTGCCGGTGGCGGTGGAGTGGCTCACTGCCAAAGGCGTGCGATTTGCACCCGGCGGTATCCGCAAAGGGGCAGCCGGCTACGACATCACCTTTTTGCATCCCAAAAGCAATGACGAATTCCCGATTGCCGGGGAGGGCGTGTTGATCGAATTGGTGCAGGCCCCGCCGGATGTGATCGCCGCTTTGGGCTGAAGCGCCGGTATGGCACTGATGCTTGAGGGGAAACACGGGGGGCAATGCCCCCTTTTTTGCGTGTCAGAAGTGTGCGAAACCGCTAAAGTAAAGCGAATTTAATAATTTACAAGGAACGCCCGTTATGAGCTTTGTGAAGTTGCTAGGCCCCGGTATGTGGGCTATGCGCAAGATGCGCTTTGGCGTCAAGCTCGCCCTGTTGGCACTGATTGTTTTGATTCCGTTGGTGTTTATCGTTTACCAACAGGTCAAAACGGTTTACGCCAGTATCTTGATTACCAAGTCTGAGATCGCAGGGACGACCGTGCTGACTGACATCACGGAGCTTGCGCGACTGGTCCAAGCCCACAGGGGGCAGACCAACATGAAGCTGCTGGGGGGCGACTCTGTGGTGGTGCCCATCGACAAAACCCGCAGTGCATTGACTGAGGCAGCCGCGCGAGTGAACGGGCACACAGAATTACTACCTGCAGATTGGGCTCAAACCAAGGGACGACTGGATGGCCTGTTTGCCAACTTGGCAGGCAAAAGCGTGTCGGAGAGCTTTTCGATGCACTCTGCGTTGGTCGCCGAGCTGATAAAGACGAGTTACCAAGTAGCTGACGCTTCGGGTTTGCTATACGACCCGGACCCGGCAGCTTTTTTGCAAATGGAGTTGATTGTTTATCGGCTTATTCCTTTGCGCGAGGCGGTAGGGATTGTGCGGGGAACAGGGGCTGGACTATTGAGTGAAGAGACGCTGGATGAAAAAGGTTTGGGCCGAATTCAAACCTTACTCGACAGTTTGCTAGAAAAGCGTCGCGAAGTTGAATTGCCGGTCTCGCTACTTACCGCCAAAGGCGCTGACCATGGCAACTATCAACCGGCGCAAGAGGCACTGGACGCGTTTGTCCGGACCACGCGCCTGCGGTTTAAGGAGGGGTCTGACTCCGGTGGGGCCAAAGCATATTTCGATCTTGGCAGCAAAGTGGTAGACGCCGTAGGCCAGTACCAGAAAGACATCAGCACGGCCCTCCAACTGAACCTCGAAAACCGTCTTGCAGCACTGCAGCGGGAAGTCCAGATCACATTGGCCCTCAGCACAGTCGCAGTTTTTGGCTTGCTTTACGCGATTTTCTCTTTTAACGTGAGTTTCTTGGCTGACTTGCGGCAGGTTCTGCGCTTTATGGAGGAAACCGCAAGCGGAAACATGCGATTTATTGCCCGAATACGTGGCAATGATGAGTTGTCGGACATGAGTCACTCCATGGCGGTGATGGTGAACAACATTTCGGTCATGGTGGCAAGTGTTAGAAGTAATGCAGCATTGGTTGCCGCTGCGGGCGACGGATTGGTCGCTTCCAGCGCCAGCCTCTCAGACCGCACAGAGCAGCAAGCTGCAAATTTGGAAGAAACTTCTGCAAGCGTTCAGGAGGTGTCCACAACGGTAAGGGACAACGCAAATGCAGCAGTCCAGTCAGACACAGCTGCCCAGCAAGTGAGCAAAACGGCTGAGAGTGGGGCGACTGAAATGTCTCACGCTATTTCCTCCATTGAAGCCATTGAAGCCAGCACCCGCCGTATGGATGAAATCGTGGGCGTGATTGATGGTCTGGCGTTCCAGACCAATATTCTGGCGCTCAACGCAGCCGTAGAAGCTGCACGAGCAGGCGAGTCTGGCCGTGGCTTCGCTGTGGTGGCGACGGAGGTCCGTTCGCTTGCCCAACGTTCTGCCGCTTCTGCCAAGGAAATTCGCCAGCTCATCACCACCTCTACTGCTCAAGTGGCAGCGGGTGTACAGCAAATTCGCACCGCTGCGAAGAACATCACTGCGATCGCTGACGGAGTGCGCGGCGTTGCGGGCAATATGTCCTTGATCTCCGCGTCCAGCGCGGAACAAAGTGCCAGCCTGGCGGAAATCACCACCGCCATCCGCCAGTTGGATGAGATTACCCAGCAAAACGCCTCCATGGTGGAGCAGGCGGTGAACCAAGCGACCGCGCTGCAGACCCGCGCCAGCGTGTTGGCCGATGCGGTGTCGGTGTTCAAGCTTCAGCAGGGTTCTGCGGACGAGGCGCGTCATTTGGTGGACCGTGCATTGGACTTGCGTCGCAGCAGCGGTAGCCGGGACAGCTTTATCCGCGAAGTGACGGCCCAGCACTCCGGTTTGTTTGACCGTGACATGTACGTGTTCGTGCTGGACCGCAATGGGCAGTACCTCGCATTTGCAGGCAATCAGGCCAAGGTCGGCACCCGGGTGCAGGATGTCGCCGGCATTGATGGCAATGCCTTGATCGACTCCATCATCCACCAGGCGGAAGCAAATCCGGGTTGGGTGGAGTACGAGATCGCCAACCCGCTCACCGGCCAGGTGCAAACCAAGATGTCTTACGTGCTGAAGGTAGACGATGTCTACGTGGGCTGCGGTGTCTACAAGAGCCTGATGAGCAGTCTTTGATCGGAGCTGGCAGGGTTCACCTGCCCGCTTCAACTGCCCGTGCCGGGTGTGGCTTTGCGGGCGCGCGCCCTGGCGAGGGCCGCCTCGATCACCGCCCGTTTTTTGTCCAGGATAGCCGGATCGGTGTGCTGGGAATGGGCGGGCAGGTCAGCCAGCTTCATGCGGGCTTTGGCCTCCATCGCCTGGGCATGTTCTTCCGTTTCGCGCGCTTGCCGCACCTGCCGGCTCTCATAACGTTGGCGAGCGTTGGCGGCTTCTTCGGGGCTCCATGCCGCCCAACCGGTACGTTCGCCGGAAACGGTTTCTACCATGATGCAATCCACCGGGCACACGGGAAGGCATAGCTCACAGCCGGTGCAGTGAGGCTCGATCACCGTGTGCATGCGCTTGTTGCTGCCGATGATGGCATCGGTGGGGCAGGCCTTGATGCACAGGGTGCAGCCAATGCACCAGTCTTCATCGATGAACACCACGGTGCGTGGCGCCTCCATCCCGAATTCCGGATTCAGCGGAATGACGGGTTGGCCGGTGATGGCAGCCAGACGTGCAATGCCCTCTGCACCGCCGGGCGGGCATTGGTTGATGGGGGCTTCACCACGTGCCATGGCGCCGGCATAAGCGGCGCAATCGGGGTAACCGCAGCGGGTGCACTGGGTTTGCGGCAGTGCGTCCAGAAGCTGCTGCGCCAACGCTGGCGCAGCCTCCGGGACGGTACTCACTTGGCGGTGCTGACCCGCTTGCTTGCTACTTTTTTGGTAGCTGCTCGCGCAGTCTTGGCGGGCGCTGGAGTCACTTTTGCTTCAGAAGCCGCTGCCGGGGCTGCCGCAGTGACCTTCACGGCTTTGGGTGCGCTCGTGGGCTTGTCGTGGCTCTTGATGAAGGCCTTGACCTGCGGGTACACCATATCGCGCCAACGGCGACCGGAAAAGATGCCGTAGTGACCGGCGCCCATGGCCTCATAGTGCTTTTGTAGCGACTTGGGGACGCCGCTGCAGATGTCGTGCACTGCACGGGTCTGACCGGAGCCCGAGATGTCGTCCAACTCACCTTCAACCGACAAGAGAGCCGTGGTGGTGATGTCTGAGGGCTTGACCCGTTCGATCTTGCCCTTTTCGCTTCGTACATCCCAGGTGCCGCTGACCAGCGCAAAGTCCTGGAACACGACGCGGATGGTCTCCAGGTAGTAGTCGGCGTCCATGTCCAACACGGCGTTGTACTCGTCGTAGAACTTGCGGTGGGCTTCGGCGGATGCGTCGTCGCCCTTGATCAGGTCTTTGAAATAGTCGTAATGGCTCTTGGCGTGGTGGTCGGGGTTCATGGCCACGAAGCCGGTGTGCTGCAAAAAGCCGGGGTAGACGCGGCGCCCCGCACCCGGGAAGCTGCTGGGCACGCGGTAAATCACATTGTTCTCGAACCAGCTGTGGCTCTTGTTCATGGCCAGGTTGTTCACCGCTGTGGGGGATTTGCGGGCGTCGATGGGTCCGCCCATCATGGTCATGGTCAGCGGCGTGGTCTCACCGCGGCTGGCCATCAGCGACACCGCGGCCAGCACGGGCACGGTCGGCTGGCACACGCTCATGACGTGGCAATTGCCGTACTTGCCTTGCACGTGGCGGATGAACTCCTGCACGTAGTTAACGTAGTCATCCAGGTGGAATTCGCCATCCGACAGGGGCACCAAACGGGCATTTTTCCAGTCGGTGATGTAGACCTTGTGGTCCTTGAGCATGGTTTTGACGGTGTCGCGCAGCAAGGTCGCGTAGTGGCCCGACAATGGCGCAACGATCAGCACCACCGGCTGACCCTTGATTTTTTCCAGGGTCGCGGTGTCATCGGTAAAGCGCTTGAAACGACGCAATTCACAGAAGGGCTTGGCGATCTCCACGCGCTCATGGATGGCGATGTCCACGCCATCGACGTCAATGGTGCGCAGGCCGAACTCGGGTTTTTCGTAGTCCTTGCCCAAGCGGTGCATCAGGTCGTAGCTGGCTGACAGGCGCTGGGCGAACGGGCTTTGTCCGGCCAGAGACAGCGGATTGCTATACAGCTTGGCCGCTGCCAGTGCCAGATCGGAAAACGGCTCCATCAGGGAACGTTGGGTTTCGTAGAGCTGGTACAGCATGGAGAACTCGCTTTCGGGGAAATGTTGCAGTGCAATATAACAGTGTTGTTTGTTTCAGCGATTACTGGCTTTGAGAATCCCTCGAACCGTATTCCGGCTGTGGGCCCCGAAGTTGGACAGCAACTCCGCCACCAGCGCATCCAGGCGGGATTTGGCCTCGGGTTGGGCATTGGCCAATTCCTTGACCATGGTGACTTTTTCTTCGTTGGCACCGAAATCAAAAGAGGGGTCGGACACAAAGCCCTCCGGCATGCTGGCCACCAGCGTTTGGGCGATGCGGTTGCCATAGCCGGCTGCCTGTGCGGAGACGACGTTGCGCAAATAGTGGTCGTACCACTCGGGGTAGCTGCTGTCTTTCTCGGAGTTACGCAGCGCCTGGTCAAGCGCTGTGTCCTGCTTGGCCAGTGCTGAGTTCAAAAGTACCTCCGCTTGGTACTTCTCCAATGCCAGGTGGCGGTTGGAGAGCAGGGTCACCATGTCGTTTTTCATGCCTGACAAGCCCACCATGGAAATGGCGTTCACAGCAAGGAGCTTGAGGGTTGAGTCGCCGGGTGACAAGGTGGCATGGTAAGGCTGGGTCAGGTCCTGGATGTAATGAAGTGCCAGGCCGGTGAAGCGCCAGCCCCAGTAGGGGTGCCCGGTGCGGAAGGCCAGCGAAGCGAGGGTGGAGTACTGGTACACCCGCAGCTGGGGGAAGGTGCGCTTGATAAACGGCGCTGCGGTGTACAGCACCTTGCTCTCGTGCATGAAGCCCATGTGGAAGGGGGCTTGGCTGGAATACACCAGAATGGGGTTGCCAAAGGGCTGGGTACCGAAACCGTACATCTTTCCCCATTCGGAGGGGTTGTCTTCAAAGAGGTTGATATCCAGCCCGTAGTCAGGCTCATCGGCGGCGCTGGCAACCACGGCCAAGGGTGCAACGGTGTCACCAGCCTTCAAGGGTTGGAACTTCTGGCTCGCATTGCCCAACATGGGCAGTGTCGTTACCGCTTCAGAGGGCAGGCGGGGCGCGGGGGATACGGCAGTCTTGGGGTCCGGCTGGATGAAGAGTGCGAAGCGGCTGTTCGGTGCAATGCGCAGTGCATGGGCAAAAGCGAGGCGGCGGGCGTCATCGCTACGGTCCGGGTTCGCGGTGAACGCCAATTTGGCCGGGCGGGGCGGATAACTTTGCAAATTTGCAACAGCCCACGCTTCCTGGCTGGCCAGCAGTGCCTCTATGGTTTTTTCTTCCGCTTTGAGGAAAGCATCCAGCGGCTCTACCGTGACCGGCGCCGCGTTTACGACTTCGGGCATGGCCTCCAGGGCCCGGTAGGCGGCCAGGGTATGGTTCCCCCAGGCTCCCGCAGTGGAAGACATCAGCCCCATCAGGGCACCCAAGGCATACG
This window encodes:
- a CDS encoding VOC family protein, which translates into the protein MTAAEVKRPFKVLGIQQIAIGGPDKKRLQTLWVDMLGLEVTGTFQSEKENVDEDICAMGSGPYKVEVDLMQPMDPDKKPAVHTTPLNHVGLWIDNLPVAVEWLTAKGVRFAPGGIRKGAAGYDITFLHPKSNDEFPIAGEGVLIELVQAPPDVIAALG
- a CDS encoding acyl-CoA carboxylase subunit beta; this translates as MQDILVQLEAKRELARMGGGQKRIDAQHKKGKLTARERLEVLLDEGTFEEWDMFVEHRCVDFGMDEQKIPGDGVVTGYGMINGRLVFVFSQDFTVFGGALSEAHAEKICKVMDQAMKVGAPVIGLNDSGGARIQEGVASLGGYADVFQRNVMASGVIPQISMIMGPSAGGAVYSPAMTDFIFMVKDSSYMFVTGPEVVKTVTHEEVTAEELGGALTHTTKSGVADLAFENDVEALLMLRRLYNYLPLSNREKAPVRKSGDPIDRKDLSLDTLVPDNPNKPYDMKELIVKTVDDGDFFEIQPEYAKNIIIGFARMDGQTIGIVANQPLVLAGCLDIKSSIKAARFVRFCDAFNIPVVTFVDVPGFMPGTSQEYGGIIKHGAKLLYAYAECTVPKITVITRKAYGGAYDVMASKHLRGDVNLAWPNAEIAVMGAKGAVEIIFREDKGDPAKLAAKEAEYKARFANPFVAGARGFIDDVILPHETRKRICRSLVMLKDKKLENPWRKHGNIPL
- the rsxB gene encoding electron transport complex subunit RsxB gives rise to the protein MSTVPEAAPALAQQLLDALPQTQCTRCGYPDCAAYAGAMARGEAPINQCPPGGAEGIARLAAITGQPVIPLNPEFGMEAPRTVVFIDEDWCIGCTLCIKACPTDAIIGSNKRMHTVIEPHCTGCELCLPVCPVDCIMVETVSGERTGWAAWSPEEAANARQRYESRQVRQARETEEHAQAMEAKARMKLADLPAHSQHTDPAILDKKRAVIEAALARARARKATPGTGS
- a CDS encoding acetyl/propionyl/methylcrotonyl-CoA carboxylase subunit alpha, with product MFTKILIANRGEIACRVIATAKKMGIKTVAVYSDADKEARHVALADEAVNIGPAPSRESYLQAEKIIAACKQTGAQAVHPGYGFLSENEAFAKRCEDEGIAFIGPKAHSIAAMGDKIASKKLANEAKVNTIPGYNDAISGPEQAVEIAKGIGYPVMIKASAGGGGKGLRVAFNDKEAFEGFASCQNEARNSFGDDRIFIEKFVQEPRHIEIQVLGDSHGNVIYLNERECSIQRRHQKVIEEAPSPFISDATRKAMGEQAVQLAKAVKYQSAGTVEFVVGKDQDFYFLEMNTRLQVEHPVTECITGLDLVELMIRVAAGEKLPLTQADVKRDGWAIECRINAEDPFRNFLPSTGRLVRFAPPEQTMWQGDTEHLQGVRVDTGVQDGGEIPMFYDSMIAKLIVHGKDRNDAIAKMREALNGFVIRGVSSNIPFQAALLAHPKFVSGDFNTGFIAENYGKGFFAEDVPHDDAAFLTALAAFVRRKSRERAAGMSGQLPGYAVDAGKDYVVVTLDAAGNNRYTAVHVDEFEGETGSAQVRVGASSYVIRSKSRLNDIAITGTMNGKAFTAQVERGTPKNPLALRVQHNGTRIDALVMSPRMAELHKLMPHKAPPDMSRYVLSPMPGLLVDVAVVPGQKVQAGERVAVIEAMKMENVLFAAADGVVGKVLAAKGESLSVDQAIVEFV
- a CDS encoding methyl-accepting chemotaxis protein, with amino-acid sequence MSFVKLLGPGMWAMRKMRFGVKLALLALIVLIPLVFIVYQQVKTVYASILITKSEIAGTTVLTDITELARLVQAHRGQTNMKLLGGDSVVVPIDKTRSALTEAAARVNGHTELLPADWAQTKGRLDGLFANLAGKSVSESFSMHSALVAELIKTSYQVADASGLLYDPDPAAFLQMELIVYRLIPLREAVGIVRGTGAGLLSEETLDEKGLGRIQTLLDSLLEKRREVELPVSLLTAKGADHGNYQPAQEALDAFVRTTRLRFKEGSDSGGAKAYFDLGSKVVDAVGQYQKDISTALQLNLENRLAALQREVQITLALSTVAVFGLLYAIFSFNVSFLADLRQVLRFMEETASGNMRFIARIRGNDELSDMSHSMAVMVNNISVMVASVRSNAALVAAAGDGLVASSASLSDRTEQQAANLEETSASVQEVSTTVRDNANAAVQSDTAAQQVSKTAESGATEMSHAISSIEAIEASTRRMDEIVGVIDGLAFQTNILALNAAVEAARAGESGRGFAVVATEVRSLAQRSAASAKEIRQLITTSTAQVAAGVQQIRTAAKNITAIADGVRGVAGNMSLISASSAEQSASLAEITTAIRQLDEITQQNASMVEQAVNQATALQTRASVLADAVSVFKLQQGSADEARHLVDRALDLRRSSGSRDSFIREVTAQHSGLFDRDMYVFVLDRNGQYLAFAGNQAKVGTRVQDVAGIDGNALIDSIIHQAEANPGWVEYEIANPLTGQVQTKMSYVLKVDDVYVGCGVYKSLMSSL
- a CDS encoding polyhydroxyalkanoate depolymerase produces the protein MLYQLYETQRSLMEPFSDLALAAAKLYSNPLSLAGQSPFAQRLSASYDLMHRLGKDYEKPEFGLRTIDVDGVDIAIHERVEIAKPFCELRRFKRFTDDTATLEKIKGQPVVLIVAPLSGHYATLLRDTVKTMLKDHKVYITDWKNARLVPLSDGEFHLDDYVNYVQEFIRHVQGKYGNCHVMSVCQPTVPVLAAVSLMASRGETTPLTMTMMGGPIDARKSPTAVNNLAMNKSHSWFENNVIYRVPSSFPGAGRRVYPGFLQHTGFVAMNPDHHAKSHYDYFKDLIKGDDASAEAHRKFYDEYNAVLDMDADYYLETIRVVFQDFALVSGTWDVRSEKGKIERVKPSDITTTALLSVEGELDDISGSGQTRAVHDICSGVPKSLQKHYEAMGAGHYGIFSGRRWRDMVYPQVKAFIKSHDKPTSAPKAVKVTAAAPAAASEAKVTPAPAKTARAATKKVASKRVSTAK